A DNA window from Camelina sativa cultivar DH55 chromosome 17, Cs, whole genome shotgun sequence contains the following coding sequences:
- the LOC104759517 gene encoding uncharacterized protein LOC104759517, with the protein MMKNDDTETSTSKQKEGGGPSSIKCPMLSTSNYTVSAMRMRILLRVNKVWDAIETEDKDEDMNDLAMALLFQSIPESLILQVGELDTAKKVWDAIKSRHVGAERVKEARLQTLMAEFDRIKMKDSETIDDFAGNLSAISSKSAALGEDIEESKLVKNFLKCLPRKKYIHMVASLEQVLDLNKTSFADIVGRMKAYEERIAEEEEVLEDQNKLMYTNSEPQAPQSNRFEQNRDFNGGYYGGYRGRGRGGRFRGRGRGRFNGARDFLKVECFRCDKLGHYASECPDRLLKLQETQETDIKDTEEADELMMHEIVFLNEKKVDPKKYETDTKEDNVWYLDNGASNHMTGDRRYFSSLDTTITGKVRFGDDSRVDIKGNGSIEFVDMNGEERTMSSVYYIPDLKSSIISLGQATEVGFDVRMRGEDLTMHDTDGKLVVKTTRSRNRLYKVRMNIKDHMCLSVKVLSESNKWHARLGHINLETMRSMIQRR; encoded by the coding sequence atgatgaagaacgATGACACAGAGACATCAACGAGCAAACAAAAGGAAGGAGGAGGACCTTCTTCCATCAAGTGTCCTATGCTAAGCACGAGCAACTACACTGTCTCGGCCATGCGCATGAGGATACTTCTCAGAGTAAACAAAGTATGGGATGCTATCGAAACAGAGGACAAGGACGAGGATATGAATGACCTCGCCATGGCGTTACTTTTCCAGTCCATCCCCGAGTCTCTGATACTGCAAGTAGGAGAGCTAGACACAGCAAAGAAGGTATGGGATGCCATAAAGTCTCGTCATGTTGGGGCAGAGCGGGTGAAAGAAGCCAGACTGCAGACTTTGATGGCAGAGTTCGACCGGATCAAGATGAAAGATTCAGAGACTATTGACGATTTTGCTGGGAATCTATCTGCTATTTCATCTAAATCTGCTGCTCTAGGAGAGGATATTGAGGAATCGAAACTTGTCAAAAATTTTCTTAAGTGTCTCCCTCGGAAAAAATACATACACATGGTTGCTTCCTTAGAGCAAGTGCTCGATCTGAACAAAACAAGTTTTGCAGACATTGTTGGTCGCATGAAGGCTTACGAAGAACGtattgcagaagaagaagaggtccTTGAAGATCAAAATAAATTGATGTACACAAATTCGGAGCCTCAAGCACCACAATCAAACCGTTTTGAACAAAATCGTGACTTCAATGGAGGATACTATGGAGGGTATCGAGGCAGGGGTCGCGGAGGACGATTTAGAGGAAGAGGCCGTGGGAGATTTAACGGAGCaagagattttttaaaagttgagtGTTTTCGATGTGATAAACTTGGTCATTATGCGTCAGAGTGTCCAGACAGATTGCTCAAGCTACAAGAAACTCAAGAAACTGATATAAAAGACACTGAAGAAGCAGATGAGCTCATGATGCATGAGATTGTATTTTTGAATGAGAAAAAGGTTGATCCAAAGAAGTATGAGACAGATACTAAGGAGGATAATGTGTGGTACCTTGATAATGGAGCTAGCAATCATATGACTGGAGACCGCAGGTATTTTTCATCTTTGGATACTACTATTACTGGAAAAGTGAGGTTTGGAGATGACTCTCGCGTGGATATAAAAGGGAATGGATCTATTGAGTTTGTCGATATGAATGGGGAAGAAAGAACTATGTCTAGCGTATACTACATTCCTGATTTGAAGAGCAGTATTATTAGCCTTGGACAGGCGACTGAGGTTGGTTTTGATGTACGAATGCGAGGAGAAGACCTAACTATGCACGATACAGATGGGAAGTTAGTTGTTAAGACTACTAGGTCAAGGAATCGATTGTACAAGGTTCGCATGAACATTAAAGACCACATGTGTTTAAGTGTAAAGGTGCTAAGCGAGTCTAACAAATGGCATGCAAGATTGGGGCATATAAACCTTGAGACAATGAGGTCGATGATACAAAGAAGATAG